Proteins encoded by one window of Azospirillum brasilense:
- a CDS encoding response regulator: MDDVFLTAEGSAAAPRTRLRTLLTTIVGVITLFGVGLWGAATWADRDEAVSHARDRTLNAARLLHEHVRRTVATSDLVLQRVDDRLRVREMDSVARDLPLWQELRAMADAIPEISAILIQDAAGNGLLTTRQFPAPPMNNADRAFFQAHRNGEAFHIGGMIRGRLSGKPTFTISRRIGTVENFQGVANIAVDLDYFRFFFEGLNIGRGGAVAVYREDGTLLFSLSGQENNGSPSAASSATPSATLSNLPPVLPPMDEAPRSTGGTIFSRSPVDGSERIVANLRVQDLPLIVQVGMSQGEALTPWRERTIHGGLLVLLAVAACAALAMAAARSLSREEVGRRRLAETNADLDATARSLEQANRAFAGANRRLNLILQSASEGICGVDRDERITFANPAACALTGYSNEEMLGRSLHVLLHHTRADGTPAQTIDCPVFEVLRTGEARGGSEDIYWRKDGTSFPVEFAASPMLEDGRVEGAVVVFHEIAERKRAEEALRQAKSVAEAASRAKSEFLANMSHEIRTPMNAILGLVHLLQQTDLSTRQRDYAQKIRVSAQSLLGILNDILDFSKVEAGKLELERVEFRLDDLLQNLAVIVGAAAQDKDIEVLFSVGPEVPLDLVGDPLRLQQVLINLAGNAIKFTDAGEVVVSVRAVEVTEERTVLAFSIRDTGIGIDAEQKERLFQAFSQADSSTTRRYGGTGLGLAICTRLVALMGGVMDVTSEPGRGSDFHFTAVFGNAARGLAALGSAGERPSRFSAVPRGLSVLVVDDNLTAREVLGELVASFGWRTALCASGAEAIAELERATAAGQPYDVVLMDWKMPGMDGLETSRRIRDDGLVRAPVIIVVSAFGRERMGAQTGDADAQDLGLSGALVKPVTASSLLDAVIDAYGRGADGAALGTIPLHACTPVPAGLLRTPQRRPLFGQRLLLVEDNSISQEVAREILERAGARVTLAGNGYEAIASVEEADPPFDLVLMDVQMPEMDGFEATRRLRARPAGQGLPIIAMTASALPSDRQRCLDGGMDDHIAKPIDVDQLFSVVTRWLGQPPAGALAAGGLVAGGLVAGAPLLPKPMPFAARASLPIELPGIDVQDALHRLDGDVGLFRKFVCDFARTYDGVADGIAVALASGDLPRAKALGHELKSLAGNIGARRLSAAADAVQVAAFRGDGGAAAAELPVLRAELEAVLDSAARLAVAPGRAPGGAGNGAGEPAVDIQTLETMLERFARLLRDSNFAAAEEFAVLAPSLADWIDPVAMKSLSSAVDGLDFTKAQGILRRIMLDLGLSLPAD, from the coding sequence ATACCGGAGATCAGCGCCATCTTGATTCAGGATGCCGCCGGCAACGGGCTGCTGACCACCCGCCAGTTCCCGGCGCCGCCGATGAACAACGCGGATCGCGCCTTCTTCCAGGCCCACCGGAACGGCGAGGCGTTCCACATCGGCGGGATGATCCGGGGCCGCCTGTCGGGCAAGCCGACCTTCACCATCAGCCGCCGCATCGGGACCGTGGAGAATTTCCAGGGCGTCGCCAACATCGCCGTGGACCTCGATTATTTCCGGTTCTTCTTCGAGGGGCTGAACATCGGCCGCGGGGGGGCGGTCGCCGTGTACCGCGAGGACGGCACCCTGCTGTTCAGCCTGTCCGGCCAGGAAAACAACGGGTCGCCGTCCGCAGCGTCCTCCGCGACGCCCTCTGCGACGCTGTCGAACCTGCCGCCGGTCCTCCCCCCGATGGACGAGGCGCCGCGGAGCACCGGCGGCACGATCTTCAGCCGGTCCCCGGTGGACGGGTCGGAACGGATCGTCGCCAACCTGCGGGTCCAGGATCTGCCGCTGATCGTCCAGGTCGGCATGTCGCAGGGCGAGGCGCTGACGCCCTGGCGCGAGCGCACGATCCACGGCGGCCTGCTGGTCCTGCTGGCGGTGGCCGCCTGCGCCGCCCTGGCGATGGCGGCGGCGCGCAGCCTGTCGCGCGAGGAGGTGGGGCGGCGCCGGCTGGCCGAGACGAACGCCGACCTGGACGCCACCGCCCGCAGCCTGGAGCAGGCCAACCGCGCCTTCGCCGGGGCCAACCGACGGCTCAACCTGATCCTGCAATCCGCGTCGGAGGGCATCTGCGGCGTCGACCGGGACGAGCGGATCACCTTCGCCAACCCCGCCGCCTGCGCGCTGACCGGCTACAGCAACGAGGAGATGCTGGGCCGCAGCCTGCATGTGCTTCTGCACCACACCCGCGCCGACGGCACGCCGGCGCAGACCATCGACTGCCCGGTCTTCGAGGTGCTGCGCACCGGCGAGGCGCGGGGCGGGTCGGAGGACATCTACTGGCGCAAGGACGGCACGAGCTTCCCGGTGGAGTTCGCGGCGTCGCCGATGCTGGAGGACGGGCGGGTCGAGGGCGCCGTCGTCGTCTTCCACGAGATCGCCGAGCGCAAGCGGGCCGAGGAGGCGCTGCGTCAGGCCAAATCCGTGGCCGAGGCGGCCAGCCGCGCCAAGAGCGAATTCCTGGCCAACATGAGCCACGAGATCCGCACGCCGATGAACGCCATCCTGGGGCTGGTCCATCTGCTCCAGCAGACCGATCTGTCGACGCGCCAGCGCGACTACGCCCAGAAGATCCGCGTGTCGGCGCAGTCGCTGCTCGGCATCCTCAACGACATCCTGGACTTCTCCAAGGTGGAGGCTGGCAAGCTGGAGCTGGAGCGGGTGGAGTTCCGCCTGGACGACCTGCTGCAGAACCTCGCGGTGATCGTCGGCGCGGCGGCGCAGGACAAGGACATCGAAGTCCTGTTTTCGGTCGGGCCGGAGGTTCCGCTCGACCTCGTCGGCGATCCGCTGCGCCTTCAGCAGGTGCTCATCAACCTCGCCGGCAACGCCATCAAGTTCACCGACGCCGGGGAGGTGGTGGTGTCCGTCCGCGCCGTCGAGGTGACGGAGGAGCGGACGGTCCTGGCCTTCTCCATCCGCGACACCGGCATCGGCATCGACGCCGAGCAGAAGGAGCGGCTGTTCCAGGCCTTCAGCCAGGCCGACAGCTCGACCACCCGGCGTTACGGCGGCACCGGCCTGGGGCTGGCCATCTGCACGCGGCTGGTGGCGCTGATGGGCGGCGTGATGGACGTGACGAGCGAGCCCGGCCGCGGCAGCGATTTCCATTTCACCGCCGTTTTCGGGAACGCCGCCCGCGGGCTGGCCGCCCTGGGGAGCGCCGGGGAGCGTCCGTCGCGGTTCAGCGCCGTGCCGCGCGGCCTGTCGGTGCTGGTGGTGGACGACAACCTCACCGCCCGCGAGGTGCTGGGCGAACTGGTGGCCTCCTTCGGCTGGCGGACCGCACTCTGCGCGTCGGGGGCCGAGGCGATCGCCGAGCTGGAGCGCGCGACCGCCGCGGGGCAGCCCTACGACGTCGTGCTGATGGACTGGAAGATGCCGGGGATGGACGGGCTTGAGACCTCCCGCCGCATCCGCGACGACGGGCTGGTGAGGGCGCCGGTCATCATCGTGGTGTCCGCCTTCGGGCGGGAGCGGATGGGCGCCCAGACGGGGGATGCCGACGCGCAGGATCTGGGCCTGAGCGGCGCGCTGGTGAAGCCGGTCACCGCCTCCTCCCTGCTCGACGCGGTGATCGACGCCTATGGGCGCGGTGCCGACGGCGCGGCGCTGGGCACCATCCCGCTGCACGCCTGCACGCCGGTCCCCGCCGGGCTGCTGCGGACGCCGCAACGGCGCCCGCTGTTCGGGCAGCGCCTGCTGCTGGTGGAGGACAACAGCATCAGCCAGGAGGTGGCCCGCGAGATTCTGGAGCGCGCCGGCGCCCGCGTGACCCTGGCCGGCAACGGCTATGAGGCCATCGCCAGCGTCGAGGAGGCGGACCCGCCCTTCGACCTCGTCCTGATGGACGTGCAGATGCCGGAAATGGACGGATTCGAGGCGACCCGCCGGCTGCGCGCGCGGCCCGCCGGGCAGGGGCTGCCGATCATCGCCATGACCGCCAGCGCCCTGCCGTCCGACCGCCAGCGCTGTCTGGACGGCGGCATGGACGACCACATCGCCAAGCCGATCGACGTGGATCAGCTGTTCTCGGTGGTGACGCGCTGGCTTGGCCAGCCGCCGGCGGGTGCTCTGGCGGCGGGCGGTCTGGTGGCGGGCGGTCTGGTGGCGGGGGCGCCGCTCCTGCCCAAGCCCATGCCCTTCGCGGCCCGCGCGTCCCTTCCCATCGAGCTGCCGGGCATCGACGTGCAGGACGCGCTGCATCGGCTCGACGGCGACGTCGGGCTGTTCCGCAAGTTCGTCTGCGACTTCGCCCGGACCTATGACGGCGTGGCGGACGGAATCGCCGTCGCCCTGGCGTCGGGGGATTTGCCGCGGGCCAAGGCGCTGGGGCACGAGTTGAAGAGCCTGGCGGGCAACATCGGCGCCCGCCGGTTGTCGGCCGCCGCGGACGCCGTGCAGGTCGCCGCCTTCCGTGGGGATGGAGGGGCGGCGGCGGCGGAGTTGCCGGTTCTCCGTGCGGAGCTGGAGGCGGTGCTGGACTCCGCCGCCCGGCTGGCCGTTGCGCCGGGACGCGCACCCGGCGGCGCTGGCAATGGCGCTGGCGAGCCGGCGGTGGACATCCAGACCCTGGAGACCATGCTGGAGCGTTTCGCGCGGCTGCTGCGTGACAGCAACTTCGCCGCCGCGGAGGAGTTCGCCGTTCTGGCCCCGTCGCTGGCCGACTGGATCGACCCGGTGGCCATGAAGTCGCTTTCCTCGGCCGTCGACGGCCTGGACTTTACAAAGGCTCAAGGAATATTGCGCAGGATCATGCTGGATCTCGGCCTGTCCCTTCCGGCGGACTGA